One part of the Marmota flaviventris isolate mMarFla1 chromosome 4, mMarFla1.hap1, whole genome shotgun sequence genome encodes these proteins:
- the Lnx2 gene encoding ligand of Numb protein X 2 — MGTTSDEMVSVEQTSCSSLNPLCFECGQQHWTRENHLYNYQDEVDDDLVCHICLQPLLQPLDTPCGHTFCYKCLRNFLQEKDFCPLDRKRLHFKLCKKSSILVHKLLDKLLVLCPFSSVCQDVMQRCDLEAHLKNRCPGASHRRVALERRKTSKTQTEIENENGSTIIDPSGTLSLETDCLGMGTGTGTVPPERNSTPASLPTWTEEPGLDNPAFEESTGADTAQQPLSLPEGEVTTIEIHRSNPYIQLGISIVGGNETPLINIVIQEVYRDGIIARDGRLLAGDQILQVNNYDISNVSHNYARAVLSQPCNTLHLTVLRERRFGNRAYTHSDSNSPREEVFHVVLHKRDSGEQLGIKLVRRTDEPGVFILDLLEGGLAAQDGRLSSNDRVLAINGHDLKHGTPELAAQIIQASGERVQLTIARPGKPQPGNTIRETGSHNSSQHHAQLPSHSRPSSHKDLTQCVTCQEKHITVKKEPHESLGMTVAGGRGSKSGELPIFVTSVPPHGCLARDGRIKRGDVLLNINGIDLTNLSHSEAVAMLKASAASPAVVLKALEVQIVEEATQTSEEQPSTFSENEYDASWSPSWVMWLGLPSALHSCHDIVLRRSYLGSWGFSIVGGYEENHTNQPFFIKTIVLGTPAYYDGRLKCGDMIVAVNGLSTVGMSHSALVPMLKEQRNKVTLTVICWPGSLV; from the exons ATGGGAACAACAAGTGATGAAATGGTGTCAGTGGAACAGACTTCCTGTTCTTCCCTAAACCCCCTGTGTTTTGAGTGTGGCCAACAGCACTGGACAAGAGAAAACCACTTATATAATTACCAGGATGAAGTGGATGATGACCTCGTTTGCCATATTTGCCTTCAGCCTCTGTTGCAGCCACTAGACACGCCCTGTGGACATACATTCTGCTACAAGTGCCTCAGAAACTTTTTACAAGAGAAAGATTTCTGTCCATTGGACCGCAAAAGACTTCATTTCAAATTGTGTAAGAAATCTAGCATTCTAGTTCATAAACTTCTAGACAAATTATTAGTTTTATGTCCATTTTCTTCAGTGTGCCAAGATGTAATGCAACGCTGTGATCTGGAGGCACATCTTAAAAACAG GTGTCCTGGAGCTTCTCATCGGAGAGTTGCCTTAGAGAGAAGGAAAACTAGTAAAACTCAGACAGAGATTGAGAATGAAAATGGATCCACTATAATAGATCCTTCAGGTACTTTATCTCTAGAAACAGACTGTTTGGGGATGGGGACAGGCACAGGCACAGTGCCCCCTGAGCGGAATTCAACACCTGCATCTCTTCCCACTTGGACTGAAGAGCCTGGCTTGGACAACCCTGCCTTCGAAGAGAGCACCGGAGCCGACA CTGCACAACAGCCACTTAGTTTGCCAGAAGGAGAAGTTACCACCATTGAAATTCACCGGTCCAATCCATACATTCAGTTAGGAATTAGCATTGTGGGTGGCAATGAAACGCCACTAATTAACATTGTCATCCAGGAAGTCTACCGGGATGGGATTATTGCCAGAGATGGGAGACTCCTTGCTGGAGACCAGATTCTTCAG gtcAACAACTATGATATCAGCAATGTGTCCCATAACTATGCCAGAGCTGTCCTTTCCCAGCCCTGTAACACTCTGCATCTTACTGTGCTGCGGGAGAGGCGCTTTGGCAACCGAGCATACACGCATTCTGACAGCAACTCTCCTCGGGAAGAGGTTTTCCATGTGGTTCTTCATAAACGGGACTCTGGAGAACAGCTTGGCATTAAATTAGTACGAAGGACAGATGAGCCAGGTGTTTTTATTCTTGACTTGTTGGAAGGGGGTCTGGCCGCCCAGGATGGCAGGCTTAGCAGCAACGATCGTGTGCTGGCTATCAACGGGCATGACCTGAAGCATGGGACCCCAGAGCTTGCTGCCCAGATTATTCAG GCCAGTGGGGAGAGAGTGCAATTAACAATTGCTAGACCAGGGAAACCCCAGCCTGGTAACACCATCCGAGAAACAGGAAGTCACAACAGCAGCCAGCACCATGCACAGCTGCCCTCTCACAGCAGACCAAGCTCACATAAG gATCTTACTCAGTGTGTTACATGTCAAGAAAAACATATTACTGTAAAAAAGGAACCACATGAGTCCCTTGGAATGACAGTTGCTGGGGGCAGAGGAAGCAAGAGTGGTGAACTGCCCATATTTGTGACCAGTGTACCACCTCATGGCTGCCTTGCACGAGATGGCAGAATCAAGAGAG GTGATGTGCTGCTGAATATCAATGGCATTGATTTGACCAATCTGAGTCACAGTGAGGCTGTTGCTATGCTAAAAGCCAGTGCTGCTTCTCCAGCTGTTGTCCTTAAAGCACTGGAGGTCCAGATTGTTGAGGAGGCAACTCAGACCTCAGAAGAACAGCCAAGTACTTTCAGTGAGAACGAGTATGATGCCAGTTGGTCTCCATCCTGGGTCATGTGGCTTGGACTTCCAAG CGCCCTTCATAGCTGCCATGATATAGTTTTACGAAgaagctacttgggaagctggggCTTTAGTATTGTAGGAGGATATGAGGAGAACCATACCAATCAACCTTTCTTCATTAAAACCATTGTCTTGGGAACTCCTGCTTATTACGATGGAAGATTAAA ATGCGGAGACATGATCGTGGCAGTAAATGGCCTCTCAACTGTGGGCATGAGCCATTCTGCACTGGTTCCCATGTTGAAAGAACAGAGGAACAAAGTCACTCTGACTGTTATTTGTTGGCCTGGCAGCCTCGTATAG